CGGGCAGCGGTTCTGGGACGATCAATATCGATCCGGGCGTGACATTTGACCAGGTCAAATTTACGGCGAAGCTGCAGTCGGATACCTCAGACGGGTCGGATTTTACCGTCTCAGCAATCACCTTTACCGAAGCTGATATTGTCGACCCTGCAACAATTGACGTCGTGGTGACATCAACTGACTCCGGCGGTCTTTCTGTCGATGAAACGTTCACCGTGTCGGTAGGAGATGTTTCCGAAGGCCCGGTCATGCTCTGGAGCGAAGATTTCTCAGGCGTGTCGAATGGTGCGACTTCCGACGCAGGCAACACCGCCTGGAGCGCAAGCGATGCAGGTGCTGATATTATCGGCAATCATGGTGTTGGTAATGGTGCCTACGAATTTGGGCGGACTACAGATGATGCTTACGATAGTGCATCAAAAGTAGTCTGGAGCAGTGAAGCGATTGATATTTCCGGCCATTCGGAACTCGATCTGAGCTTCAGCCTCTCTCACCAAGGCGATATGGAGGAAAGTGGCGAGTGGCAGGACACGTTCAAGGCATTTGCTATCATCGACGGTGTCCGAACAGAGATTTTGGCTCAGGATGGAGATTCTGGAATTCAAGATGTTTACAATTTCCAGGATATCGGAACGGGTTCAACCCTGGTCATAGAGTTTGAGGCGAAAACCACTTCCGACGATGAAACATTCAGCATTGACGATATCAAGCTTGTCGCCGATGGGTCGGAGACCGCTCTAACCGAAGTGAACGACCCAGGCGACGCAATGCCTGACGACGCAGCTACCATTACAGGGAGCTGGCACGACAGCTATCATCAGACCAATGGTACGAGTGGCGATGATGTGATTGCTATGGGATCCGCCGACAAGATTGACGGCAAAGATGGTGATGACATTCTCAAAGGCAGCTCGGGCAGTGATGAGATCGAGGGCGGGAGTGGTAACGATGCGCTTTACGGTGGATCGGGCAACGACGATCTTGAGGGCGAGAGCGGCAACGATCAGTTGTATGGCGGTTCCGGCAATGACGATCTAGATGGCGGAAGCGGAGACGATCTTCTCGTTGGCGGCTCTGGCGACGACCTTATGTCGGGCGGGTTAGGTGACGATGTCCTGTTCGGCGGCTCTGGTAACGATACCATGACCGGTGGAGATGGTTCGGATCTCTTCATCTTCCAGACTGGAAACTCTGACGCTGATACCATCAATGGTGGGGTCGGCAGCAGTTGGACCGATACCATTCAGCTGCAGGGCAATGGCGGCGGTGCGGTGACCATGGATTGGACACTGGAGCTGGATGGCGGATCAATCGAAGGCAGCGATATGGGCTCCTACGACCTCTCCGAAGATGCATCCGGGACCATCACCTTTGCAGATGGATCGGAAATCTCCTTCGATAATATCGAGCGCATCGAATGGTGATGCATCGCTGACATTCCAGTCAGAAGGGCCGCGCCTCTTGGGTTCGGCCCTTTTGCTTTCCTGCCTTTCGAAAAGGAAGAGCCCCTGTTAGGTTGAAAAAAGCCGGGAGGGATAACCCTCCGAACTATGGGGGGAACCATGGCAGAGACGACGAGCGCTGAAGCGTCAGCAGGCAACTTCATCACGCCGGCCTATCGACGGTATGCGCTTGGCATTTTGACGGTGGTCTATTCGGTCAATTATGTGGACCGCCAGATCCTTTCGATCCTGTTGGACCCGATCAAGCTTGAACTCTCCCTGAGCGACACCCAACTGGGCCTCCTTTTTACGACTTTCGGCATCTTCTACGCGACCTTGGGGCTTCCCATCGCCATGTTGGCCGACCGGACCAACCGCCGAAACGTCATCACCGCCTCTATGACCATCTTCTCTGGCATGACCGCAGCCTGTGGCCTTGTAACCAGCTTCTGGCAGCTCATGATTGCGCGCATCTTAGTTGGCGTGGGTGAGGCGGGATCCAGCCCACCCTCGCACTCCATGATTGCAGATCTCTATGAGCCCAAAACACGCGCGACCGCTCTCGCGATCTTCTCTTTGGGCGTCAATATCGGCATCTTCATCGGCTTTTTGGTCGGCGGCTTTGTGGCGCAGATGTATGATTGGCGTACGGCTTTCTTTGTTGTCGGTCTACCTGGGTTGGTTCTTGCTGGCCTTGTGCATTTTTCGCTAAAGGAGCCACCAAGAGGGCATTCAGAGGGACGAACGGATCAAGGGCATCTGGAGGAGGCACCGGGCATCATGGAAGTCCTTCGCTTCCTGCTGACCCAACCAGCCTTCCGTCACATAGCCGCAGGCGCTACGCTGGTTTCGTTTGTGGGATACGGAGCCGTGGCCTGGTTGCCGCCTTTTCTCGGACGATCACATGGAATGGAACTTGGAGATATTGGCCTTGCTCTGGCTTTGATCATCGGCATTGCTGGTGGCCTTGGCACCTATGGCGCAGGCTTCCTGGCAGACAAGCTCGGACAAAAGGATATCCGCTGGTACATGTGGGTTGTGGCAGCCGCCGGTGTGATCGCTTTTCCGTTCGGCGTTAGTGTGTATCTGTCTGAAGATCTGACCTGGACGCTCGGCCTGTTCATTGTGCCGGCAGCGGCTGGGTCGCTTTACCTCGGGCCAAGCCTTGCCATGACTCAAGGGTTGGCGCGGCTGAAGATGCGGGCTGCAGCCTCTGCTCTTCTCCTGTTCATTTTGAACATTATCGGCCTGGGCCTTGGGCCACAGGCTGTCGGTATTGTCAGTGACCTTCTGGAGCCCACTTATGGTGTTGAGTCACTGCGCTATGCGCTCTTGATCATGACCCCTCTGGGCCTCTGGGGGTCGTTGCACTTCTTCCTCGCCGCCAGAACTCTGGGCGATGGACTGGAGAGGGCAAAGGCCCTCCCCGCCTAAGGCTGACCTAGTGCTCGTGCGCGGTTGACTGTTCTTCTTTCACGAAGAACATCAGCAGCAGTCCGGTAATCAGGAAGATGATTACGCTTCCCAAGCCCACCCGCTGACTGCTGGTGGTCTGGGTCACGATTGCCACCGTCAAGGGCGCTAGGAAGCTTGTGGCTTTCCCGCAAAGTGCATAGAGGCCATAGAATTCAGCCATCATGGCGGGGGGCGCGATGCGTGCGAGCATCGTGCGGCTGGAGGAGAGAGATGGCCCGGCAAAGACGCCGGTCGCGGTGGCGAGGAACAGGAACCAGCGTTCGGCGCTTGTATCAAATCCCATCCCGTTGAGCGCCTCACCAAAAACACTGGTGGCTGTGATGGGCTCCATACTGACCGCGATCATAAAGGCCGCCGTGTCTGTAGTTGTGCCGACAAGCAGCATCAATCCAATGGCGAACAAGGAAACTGCCCCAACAATTGTGCGTTTTGATCCGATGTAATCGTCGACGAGGCCGCCAAGCAGCGTGAACGGCACCTGCATCACAATGATAATGAGGCCGTAAAAACCAATCTGGGTCGTCGGCCAGTCGAAAACACCTTTTGCGTAGACGCCGGTGAAGATGAAGACCGCAGCCTGGCCATCATAATAAATCATGCGCGCAAGCAAGAAGATCGCGATGTTTTTGTAATGCGGCAACTTCTTGATGGTGCCGATAACCATTGCCACGCCCTTCTTTGCGGCTTCTCTGCGGTTGAGACCTGTGCGCGGCTGATCTGGTGTCATGAAGAAAAAGGGGAGAGCAAAGACAAGAAGCCAAACCGCTGATAGCGGTCCCACGACACGATTGTGTTCGCTGACCGCTTTGTCGATCCCAAACCAAGGAACCTCTGGCAGGCCGAACATAAGCAGCCAAACAGCGAAGGACAGAATGGCGCCCAGGGAGCCGACCGCATAGCCAACCGCTGAGAGGGCGCCTATGCGCTTTTTTGAGACCAGCGCAGGCAACATGGCATTGTGGTAGACGATGGCAAACTCAAGGCTTGTTGCCGCAATAACGACGCCAATAACAACCAGCAGGATGGAGTTTGGGTCGCCTGGAGCGGCAAACCAGAGCACAGACATGCCAAGAAACGCTAAGAGTGTGAAGAAGAAAATGCCAGGCTTGCGCGGGCCTGCGGCATCGGCGAGCGAGCCAAAGAATGGGCTCAGCAGAGCAATGGAAATTCCAGCGGTCGCCTGTACATAGCCCCAGATGGCCTGACCACGAACATCATCGCCCACGACTTCACTCGAGAAGTAAGGCGCAAACACAAAGATGTTGATCAGGATGAAATAGGGATTGAGCGCCCAGTCATAGATAAACCAGCCGAACATGCCGCCTTTTCCAGTCGGCTTTTCACCTGTGACGGTCAGGTGCCCGCCAGGCTGTTCATGGGTGATCTGTTCTTCATATGCACTGGTCACGCGAGCGCCCCTCCTCGACAAGTCTGGAATGACTGACGTGAGAGACAGTCATTCTGTGCAGCCAGTTCCTATGGCCTTCATATCGGTATGGCCTTTAAGTGCTTGAAAATCAACGAAAAATTTGATCCTGCGCAGATTAGTATGCGCTTTCTAGACATCTGGTCCTAAACACACATCCAACGAGGGACCCAGCCAGTCAGTTTCCCCAATCAAGCCGGGCCCGCAGCAAGAGATTTTAAAGACCCGAATCTAGGAGAAAAGATCATGGCGACGAAGACACGGAAAACGACGAAGAAAGCAGCACCTGAAGCAAAGCTCCCGCTTGCTCGTGACATCTGGCTTGCTGGCCTTGGCTTTTATGGCCGCATTTATGATGAGACTGTGGAACGTGCTGAATCTGCTCGCACCGAAGCCAACAAGTTCTTTGACGAGCTGGTTGACCGCGGCACTGTTGTTGAAACAGAAACACGCAAAGCACTCAAAGACGTGCGCATCGATACAAACGGCACCGTAGAAGAACGCATCCAGAAGCTCCGCGACGCGCTTCCTGAGCTGCCAAAGCTCCCTGAAATGCCTGAACTGCCAGAGATGCCTGAGCTTCTCCAGTTCCCACAGTTCAAGTCGACACGGGTTCGTGAGCTGGAAACCGAAGTCGAAGCACTGACGAAAAAAGTCAATGCCCTTAGCCGCAAAGCAGCTGCTAAGCCAAAGGCACGTAAGACCCCGGCCCGTAAAGCTGCGTAACAAGCTTTACGAGCGAAGCCGAACGGTGTCGTGGTTCTCCACGGCGCCGTTCGTGCATTTTATGCCAATGAATGGGCTCACAATGTGAGTTTCTGCTGGCGACAAACCCCCAGGCACAGTCTAATCAAGATTAGACAGATGACGGCCTCATGGACGAGGCAGAATGGGGGAACCGATGCCAGACCAATCTTCCGGCAGCCGAAAATCGGCAAAAGCAAAATCACCTGTAGACAAAGCAAGCGACCTCGCACGCCAGATCTGGCTCGCGGGTGTGGGCGCTTATGGTCAGGCGGTCGACGATACTCAGCAGGAAGTAACCCGGCGTGTCGCGCAAGTCAGCCAAGACACATCCAAATTCTTTGAAGAACTCGTGTCCCGAGGTACTGACTTGGAAAAGAACCTGGGCGCTCTAGGCAAGATGAGTGCAGATGTGCGTGCAGAGGGGTTTCGGCGCGGAGCAGACATGTCGCTTTCATTGGAGGATCGGCTGTCGCGGATGCGGGACATGTTGGGGCTCGCCCCATCTGGGACCGGTTTTGAAGAGAAGGTGGACAAGCTTTCAGCAGATGTCGCGGCGCTGAGTGCCAAACTCGACCTGGTGTTGGATCAGCTGAACAATCCAGTCTCTAAACCGGCCGTGAAAAAAGCGGCGGCAAAAAAGAAAACGACAACCAAGAAGAAGCCAGCGGCAAAGAAAAAGACGGTGCGAAAAAAGGCGTCCGCCAAAAAGAAACCGATATCGCGAAACTAACGGTCGGCAGCCGCGATGAAAACTCGGGAACGTATCCTCAAAGCCAGTCTTGAACTCTTCAACGAAGAGGGAGAGACAAATGTGTCGACGGTCGATATCGCCAATCAGGTCGATATATCACCGGGCAACCTTTACTATCATTTTAAAGGGAAGGATGCGCTGATAACGGCGCTCTACGATGCGTTTGAAGAAGAGATGCGGATTGTTCTGACCGCGCCAGTAGAAAGTCCGTTGAGAGCAGAAGACAATTGGCTCTATTTTTATATTGTCTTTGAAGAGATCTTTGACTTTCGGTTTTTCTACCGAAATCTTACAGATCTTCTAAACAGATATCCGCAGCTCAACGCGCGTTTTGACGATCTGTTGGCACGTAAGCAGGCGACATGCGGTGCACTGCTTACCAGTCTTGCGGAACGAAACGTATTGGACATCAGAGAAGATGAGACAGAACAGGTCAGCACGCGGCTTACCATGTTGCTCACCTATTGGTTGAACTTTGAAGCTGTACGACATCCCAATGCGTCAGGACCCGACATTATTCATGGGGGCGTCTACCACGTGCTCAGTCACGTAGCGCCCTATTTCGCAGCCGGGCGCGGTGTTTTTATGGATGTCATTTCAACGCTCTATGAAGACCAAAAGGCAGACGCTCAGAAAAGAGCCAGCCGCTAAAAGGGTTTCGCATTTGCGAAACCGCCTGCTGCCCAGATTGAAATTCCGCATGATCCAGACTCTTTTTCTTGCCAACGGTGGCCAGAGCCCCCATTTTATTCCTATCGAATTTGTTGGAGCATTGTGACGGCTCCCGGCCTTGCCTCAATAAGGGCTATGCGGCGTTTCCAATTACGATTTGATACCCTACACACGGGGCTCGTGTGAAATTGAAGATCGGCGCGACGGCGCTGTACAGGAGAATGAGATGGCGACTGGTACAGTCAAATGGTTCAACCCCACAAAAGGGTATGGTTTCATCCAGCCGGAAGACGGCGGCCAGGATGTATTCGTACACATTTCTGCGGTTGAGCGTGCTGGACTCGCTGGGCTTGATGAAAACCAAAAGGTTTCCTACGAGCTTGAGACCGGACGAAATGGCAAAAGCTCTGCAGTGGACCTCAAGGTCCTTTAACCCCCAATGCAGCAAGTTTTTTAAGGGAGCGCATTGTCGCTCCCTTTTTTGTTATGTGCAGGTATCAGCATATCCCTGCGTCATACCGAACTCCGTCGAAGACCGTTGACGCTTGCGTTGGCGCATGTACTTTTCTTCTCAGATACACTTGTCAGAGAGAGATAAAATGCTTCAGCCGGTAAGCGAAACTGCCCTGGTGGACATTCCCGATGCGGGTCCATCCCACGCCCCAATCTATTCGACACCAGCTGGGTTTGACCTTGCTGACAATAATGCCTTCACGTCCGGCCAACCTTTTGACTACTATAAAAGGCTGAGAGAAGAAGCTCCGGCTGCCTGGACACCGGTACCGCTCGCAGCCGGCTATTGGGCAATCAGCCGCTATGATGATGTAAAACGGATTGAGCTTGATCCGGAGACGTTCTCGTCCCAACGCGGCGGGATCAACATGGCAACCGCTGAAAGAGGCAGCGGCCATGAGCGCCTCGCGGGCGCGGCGCTTAATACACTGATCAGTCTGGACCGTCCCTATCACGTGCCTTTGCGAATGCAGCACCGCGCCTTCTTCACTCCGGACTATATTGCCGAGCTGCGAAAGAAGGTCGAAGTCAAAGTCGACGAACTGCTGGATGACATGGAGCGCAAAGGCCCTGTTGTTGACATGGTCAAAAACTTTTCTGAACAATTGCCGCTCTTCACACTCTGCGAGATGTTGGGGGTTGACGAAAAAGACCGGCCTAAGATCGTTCGCTGGATGCACTATCTTGAGCTTGCGTCCCATATGATCACCGAGCAGGCGCAGGGGCGTAAAATTAGCTACGTCTTCCTTGCAAAGTTCCTCTGGAATGTCCGGCAGATGTTCAAGTACGGAGAACGTGTTCTTCAGGACCGTCGTGCCAATCCACGAAGCGACCTGCTCACAGCAATTGCCCAAGCAGAAATTGACGGCGAGCCACTGTCCCAGGAATTTCTCGATGGAGCGTGGCTACTGATCATTTTTGCGGGCAACGACACAACGCGGAATTCCCTGTCAGGAACAATGCGATTGCTCACAGAGTTTCCGGAGCAAAAACAGAAACTTCTGGATGATCCCTCAAAGATTAAGCAGATGGTGCCAGAAGCCATCCGAATGGTCTCACCTGTTATTTTCATGCGCCGCACCTTATTGGCCGACACTGAGATCGCTGGACAGAAAATGTCTGAGGGTGAAAAAGTGATCATGTATTACGGGTCGGCAAATCGAGACTCATCCATTTTTGAGAATCCCGACCAGTTTGATATTGAACGGAAAAACGCGGGCGACCACCTCTCCTTCGGCGCAGGGCCACATGTTTGTCTCGGTCAGCGGGTTGCCAACATGCAGCTTGAGGTGGCGTACGAGAAAATCCTATCTCGTTTCCCGAACATCAAATTCACAGGCAACTGGTCTCAGGCGCCGAACAATTTTGTGAACGCAATCTCAAAACTGGAAGTGGATTTGGGCACCTAAAGCTCATGGTTGATCTTCCGCCGGGAGCAGCTCTGATCGATCAGTTCATCAGCGCGGAACGAGAGGCTGCACTTCTATCCTGCATTGATAGCGTACCTTGGCTGCTGGATCTGCGCAGACGGGTTCAGCACTACGGCTGGCGTTACGATTACAAAGCGCGGCGTGTCACGGCGGGCGCACAGTTGGGGCCCCTACCAGGCTGGTTGGAGCCAGAGATAGGCACTTTATGTGGTCGCGGCCTATTTGATCCTGCGCCCGACCAGGTCATCGTCAATGAATATGATCGTGGCCAGGGCATCGCGCCTCACATCGACTGTGTTCCCTGTTTTGGTCCGACCATCGCAAGCCTGTCGCTGGCGGGAACGGTGGAGATGCAGTTTGAGAACAAGGCAACAGGCGAGCGTAGAGGCGTGTTACTTGGGCCCCGCAGCTTGCTCTGTCTCACCGGGCCTGCTCGGTTTGACTGGCGCCATGGCATCGCAGCCCGAAAGTCAGATCCTGTGAACGGAACGCGGGTGCCCAGAAAACGGCGGATTTCGCTCACTTTCCGGCGGGTGATTGCCAGCTTAACCTAATTCCCCACTCCGACTCCGGAGTTTGTTGCGGTGCAGCAAGCATTCGCGTATGAAGGCCGCTCATCTGTAGCGTTTTTCTGAGCCCAGGGCCTCCTTCATCGTGATTAAGTCCACCTTCGCGGCTTTTGCCGACCGCCTTTCTATTGCCGAATGGAAGGGCCGTGATCGCTCTATCCTTTCACCGTCTGTTCTGAAAACAGAAATCCTGTCAGGACTGACTGTGGCGCTGGCCCTGGTGCCGGAAGCTGTCGCATTTGCCTTTGTGGCGGGCGTGCATCCGCTGGTGGGGCTCTATGCAGCCTTTATTGTTGGCCTCATCACGGCACTCTTTGGCGGACGGCCTGGCATGATTTCCGGCGCGACCGGCGCACTGGCAGTGGTCATGGTTTCCCTCGTCGCTACCCACGGCGTTGAATATCTTTTCGCCACGGTTGTGCTGATGGGCATCCTGCAAATTCTCGCGGGCATCCTTCGGTTAGGCAAATTCATTCGTCTGGTCCCTCATCCGGTGATGCTGGGTTTTGTAAACGGACTGGCGATTGTCATTTTCCTGGCCCAGCTGACACAGTTTCAAGTGACGGACGCTGAGGGTGTCAGGACCTGGATGAGCGGCATGCCGCTGATAATGATGCTGGGTCTTGTAGCGCTCACCATGGCCATCATCTGGGTCATGCCGAAACTCACCACGGCTATTCCCGCACCTCTCGCGGGTATCGGTATTGTGGCAGCGATTGTGATCGCCACCGGCATTGATGTTCCGCGTGTTGGTGATTTGGCCTCCATTCAAGGAGGCTTGCCAGAGTTCCATATTCCTCTGGCGCCACTCACGATGGAAACATTTGAAATCATCTTCCCCTACGCGTTAATCCTGGCAGCCATTGGTTTGATTGAAAGCCTCCTCACCTTGAACCTGGTCGGTGAGATGACGGGCAAACGCGGCGGGGCCTCACAAGAATGCATCGCGCAGGGCACCGCCAATGTAGTGACGGGCTTCTTTGGCGGCATGGGCGGCTGCGCGATGATCGGCCAGTCTATGATCAATGTGAAATCTGGCGGCCGCACTCGACTGTCCGGTACATCTGCCGCGCTTTTCCTGCTTGCGTTCATTTTGGTTGCCTCAAGTCTAATCGAGCAGATTCCGTTGGCGGCGCTTGTGGGCGTCATGTTTATGGTGGTGATAGGGACATTTGCCTGGCAGTCGCTTCGCATTCTGCGCCGCATCCCCATGACGGATACGCTAGTCATCCTCCTTGTCACCGTCGTGACGGTGATGAGCGATCTTGCGATTGCAGTCGTTGTTGGCGTGATTGTCTCGGCCCTGGCCTATGCATGGAACAATGCATCGCGGATCCGCGCTTTCGTCGACACCAATGAAGAGGGGGCTCGCGTCTATCAGATCGAAGGGCCGCTCTTCTTCGGCTCAACCGAAGGGTTCCTTGAGCTTTTCCACCCGGAAGATGATCCAGATATTGTGATTGTTGATTTCCTGGATAGTCGTGTGGTCGATCAGTCTGCACTGCAGGCTATTGAAGCCTTGGCCGCCAAATATCAAGCGCGCAACAAGACGCTACAGCTCCGGCACTTGTCACACGACTGTCATCAATTGTTGCAGCGGGCTGGCCAGCTGATTGTCGATTCAGATGACGACCCGGACTACGCTCTGGCGGTGGATTATTCAGTCCGGACTGGCATGTTGGGCGGTGGTCACTAGTCAGATCAAAGCACCTGAAGCGCACGATGATCTGACAGGCAGGTCATCAATCACCTCAGTCTGCACCAACAGATGGGCGGCCGACCGAGTGATATGTGACACCTGCATGCTCCATCTCCGCTAAGGTGTATATATTGCGCAGATCGATAATGAGAGGTTGGGTGAGAAGCGATTTGACCCGGCTAATGTCAAGCATGCGGAACGCATTCCACTCAGTCAGGATGAGCAACGCCGCAGCGCCGTCCATAACTTCGTAACCGTCAGTTCCCCACTCAACACCTGGAAGTAGAGGCTTTGCCTGTTGCATGCCTTCAGGGTCAAAGGCCCGAATATTGGCTCCAGCTTTTTGTAGCAGCGGGATGATGTCCAGACTTGGCGCGTCGCGCATGTCGTCCGTATTTGGTTTGAACGTTACGCCCAGGACAGCAAGCGATTTTCCGCGAACATCACCGCCACAGGCGGCAATGACCTTGTCGGCCATCCGACGTTTGCGCTCGCTGTTCGCCTCAATCACAGATTCAACAATTTGCGTCGGTCGCCCAACCTTCCGGGCGGTATCGGTTAAGGCAAGCGAGTCTTTAGGGAAGCAGGAACCGCCAAAGCCAGCACCTGCCTGCAGAAACTTTTGTCCGATCCGCGAGTCGAGGCCAATGCCTTTCGACACGTCCTGCACGTCGGCCCCTACCGCTTCGCAAATGTCAGAGATTTCATTGATAAACGTGACCTTTGTAGCCAGGAACGCGTTGTTGGCATATTTGATGATCTCTGCTGTCGTACGCCCAGTGATGAGAAAAGGCGTCTCGTTGAGAATGAGGGGGCGATAGATCGAGCGCATCACTTCGCGCGCGCGTTCAGAATCTGTGCCGACCACGACCCGGTCAGGTTTCATAAAGTCGTCAATGGCCGAGCCTTCGCGCAGAAACTCAGGGTTTGAAGCGACATCAAAGTCGGCGTCCGGATTGGTCTTTCTAATGATCGCTTCAACTTCATCGCCTGTGCCGACTGGTACGGTCGATTTATTGACAACAATAGTGTAGCCGGTGAGTTTCGGTGCGAGTTCAGCAGCAACGGCGTAGACGGCGCTTAAGTCTGCGCTCCCGTCCGTTTCGCTCGGCGGTGTGCCGACGGCGATAAAGATTGCGTCCTGACTGCCGATGACGTCGTCTGCCCATGAAGTGAAGCCTAGGCGCCCAGCGGTAATGTTCTTTTTGACGAGTTCTTCAAGGCCGGGCTCATAAATAGGAATTTCTCCTCTGCAAAGCCGGTCCAGCTTGTCTTCATCATTGTCGATACAGACAACGGTGTGTCCAAGGTCAGCAAAACAAGCACCCGAAACCAGCCCCACATAGCCTGTGCCAATCATGGCGATCTTCATCAGTTAATTCCTTAACGCCAATATCAATTTTCCAGCTTGGGCGCTCTTGGCCGCCGGAATCGCCGCTCCTCTAGCGGCGCT
The DNA window shown above is from Parvibaculaceae bacterium PLY_AMNH_Bact1 and carries:
- a CDS encoding SulP family inorganic anion transporter (Derived by automated computational analysis using gene prediction method: Protein Homology.), which translates into the protein MAEWKGRDRSILSPSVLKTEILSGLTVALALVPEAVAFAFVAGVHPLVGLYAAFIVGLITALFGGRPGMISGATGALAVVMVSLVATHGVEYLFATVVLMGILQILAGILRLGKFIRLVPHPVMLGFVNGLAIVIFLAQLTQFQVTDAEGVRTWMSGMPLIMMLGLVALTMAIIWVMPKLTTAIPAPLAGIGIVAAIVIATGIDVPRVGDLASIQGGLPEFHIPLAPLTMETFEIIFPYALILAAIGLIESLLTLNLVGEMTGKRGGASQECIAQGTANVVTGFFGGMGGCAMIGQSMINVKSGGRTRLSGTSAALFLLAFILVASSLIEQIPLAALVGVMFMVVIGTFAWQSLRILRRIPMTDTLVILLVTVVTVMSDLAIAVVVGVIVSALAYAWNNASRIRAFVDTNEEGARVYQIEGPLFFGSTEGFLELFHPEDDPDIVIVDFLDSRVVDQSALQAIEALAAKYQARNKTLQLRHLSHDCHQLLQRAGQLIVDSDDDPDYALAVDYSVRTGMLGGGH
- a CDS encoding UDP-glucose/GDP-mannose dehydrogenase family protein (Derived by automated computational analysis using gene prediction method: Protein Homology.), whose protein sequence is MKIAMIGTGYVGLVSGACFADLGHTVVCIDNDEDKLDRLCRGEIPIYEPGLEELVKKNITAGRLGFTSWADDVIGSQDAIFIAVGTPPSETDGSADLSAVYAVAAELAPKLTGYTIVVNKSTVPVGTGDEVEAIIRKTNPDADFDVASNPEFLREGSAIDDFMKPDRVVVGTDSERAREVMRSIYRPLILNETPFLITGRTTAEIIKYANNAFLATKVTFINEISDICEAVGADVQDVSKGIGLDSRIGQKFLQAGAGFGGSCFPKDSLALTDTARKVGRPTQIVESVIEANSERKRRMADKVIAACGGDVRGKSLAVLGVTFKPNTDDMRDAPSLDIIPLLQKAGANIRAFDPEGMQQAKPLLPGVEWGTDGYEVMDGAAALLILTEWNAFRMLDISRVKSLLTQPLIIDLRNIYTLAEMEHAGVTYHSVGRPSVGAD